A window of Mangifera indica cultivar Alphonso chromosome 11, CATAS_Mindica_2.1, whole genome shotgun sequence contains these coding sequences:
- the LOC123229228 gene encoding alcohol acyltransferase 9: MFKSQSQDLPDCFYYPNQPVLIPPNALTPKHSLFLSNLDDQKFLRFSIKYLYLFRKSISLDILKYSLSAVLVDYYPLAGRLRPSAEDDQKLEVDCSGEGAVFAEAFMDISAEEFLELSKKPNRSWRKLLYRFEAHSFLDIPPLIVQLTKLRCGGMILCTAINHCLCDGVGTSQFLHAWAHMATKPNIDLPISPFHTRYVLKSRNPPQVNFTHPEYNRNAPTKDSADAAARIELNHYLQSQPLVPASITFTPSHILQLKRQCVPSLKCTTFEALASHTWRCWVRSLDLSPSLNVKLLFSVNVRKKLNPEIPQGYYGNGFVLGCAQTVSKDLVKNNLYHAVKLVQQAKANLTDEYVRSMVDLLEDKTCKTDLSASLVISQWSKLGLEDLDFGEGKPLHMGPVTSDIYCLFLPLIGDFDSVRVLVSLPESVVGKFEYYMKELLDGEEDDGDVNGYCAEENGLM; this comes from the exons ATGTTCAAATCTCAATCCCAAGACCTCCCTGATTGTTTTTACTATCCAAACCAACCTGTTTTAATCCCACCAAATGCCTTAACTCCTAAGCATTCTTTGTTTCTCTCTAATCTTGATGATCAAAAGTTCCTTAGATTCTCCATTAAATATCTTTACCTTTTTAGGAAATCTATCAGCCTAGATATCTTGAAATATTCTCTTTCAGCAGTTCTTGTCGATTACTACCCTTTAGCTGGGAGATTGAGACCCAGTGCTGAAGATGATCAGAAGCTGGAAGTTGATTGCAGTGGAGAAGGTGCTGTCTTTGCTGAAGCTTTCATGGATATCTCTGCTGAGGAGTTCCTTGAACTTTCCAAAAAGCCAAACAGGTCTTGGAGGAAGCTCTTGTATCGATTTGAAGCTCACAGCTTTTTAGATATTCCTCCCCTTATTGTTCAG TTGACGAAACTCCGTTGTGGAGGAATGATCCTCTGCACCGCCATCAATCACTGTTTATGTGACGGCGTTGGCACATCTCAGTTCTTGCATGCTTGGGCTCACATGGCAACCAAACCCAATATTGATCTTCCCATCTCGCCCTTTCATACCCGGTATGTGTTGAAATCTCGGAATCCACCGCAAGTTAATTTTACTCATCCTGAATACAATAGAAACGCCCCCACCAAGGACAGCGCTGACGCAGCTGCCCGTATAGAGCTTAATCATTATTTACAGTCTCAGCCACTGGTTCCAGCATCCATAACTTTCACCCCTTCTCATATTCTTCAACTCAAGAGGCAGTGCGTGCCGTCGCTAAAGTGTACCACATTTGAAGCACTGGCGTCTCACACTTGGCGCTGTTGGGTTCGATCACTTGACCTGTCGCCTTCTCTCAACGTGAAGCTGCTGTTTTCTGTGAACGTGAGAAAGAAATTAAACCCTGAAATACCACAGGGGTATTACGGGAATGGCTTTGTGCTAGGATGTGCTCAAACTGTTTCTAAAGACTTGGTCAAAAACAACTTGTATCATGCTGTGAAATTAGTGCAACAAGCTAAAGCAAATTTGACTGATGAATATGTGAGGTCGATGGTTGATTTACTGGAAGATAAAACATGCAAAACAGACCTTTCAGCAAGTTTAGTTATTTCTCAATGGTCTAAACTGGGACTGGAGGACTTGGACTTTGGAGAAGGGAAGCCACTGCATATGGGTCCCGTTACAAGTGACATTTACTGCTTGTTTTTACCGCTTATTGGTGATTTTGATTCTGTGAGAGTGCTTGTGTCATTGCCAGAGAGTGTGGTGGGGAAGTTTGAGTATTATATGAAAGAGCTCTTGGATGGTGAAGAAGACGATGGAGATGTTAATGGCTATTGCGCCGAGGAGAATGGTTTGATGTGA